In Archocentrus centrarchus isolate MPI-CPG fArcCen1 chromosome 22, fArcCen1, whole genome shotgun sequence, one DNA window encodes the following:
- the rab3gap2 gene encoding rab3 GTPase-activating protein non-catalytic subunit isoform X3 produces the protein MSCSLFEFCRLQEFKTVRDFLFRNQKTEPVEEKRQTEDNELSWDTSDWESAWDSGDNKEEESSSDAKVEEDAGGQGEPWLQDCVVSLSPCSDLLVVAREHKAAFLSAKWRTDNSGREEMTLAVSWTGTLSTEEGECVSSTICIPLASQKRSSTGRPDWTCVVVGFTSGYVRFYTESGVLLLAQLLHEDPVLRLKCRTYEIPRHPGVSEQHEELSILYPAALVTIDGFSLFQSLRACRNQVARATAAGSDAIQPPPLAYKKWGLQEMDNIVDHSSVGIMTLCVFDQMKNASILGGFNASVKGSPPAMSQYVTVGSGPYTGFYYAVEGSSQPLLSHVAMAVASKLTSALFSAASGWLGWNKNKNEEEAPQKQKPKVEPATPLNIRFGLPDSRRHGESICLSPCNTLAGVTDDFGRVTLLDLARGIAIRMWKGYRDAQLGWLQVPEERSDRDLSPSASLPRRHALFLIIYAPRRGILEVWAMQQGPRVGAFTVGKHCRLLYAGYRLMGVNSVTSQGWQLHTQQACLLDPITGALRTVNIPFHLALSDKKSERAKDMHLVKKLTTLLRSRDTELDILENEARSILLDIKHPAVKKQALESLLSNKNTPVSCLTNITRALNDTLKQQDPEEVDAALLQLCSSQLKLLQLYTDIQQLHSAADVEPSAENDSLEGIEEELSRVAPTLQRYAQFTPRPSVSFAQDSLDSPLPAQAFLSQMECTEDEEVKVMRGSETEWNQLGNFLFWRCLCGKSPLHKVCYTLQQAGISPQQLLALLLSVWLHREKEVLQKPEESVRNLHRLLVALSNMKGAVDESWDPQSISPWWQQVRTTCVQSHNAAAALLAALVAHRAAKASITSRADRKLQTEWEAVSLELEQWVVCVHQLEDVLVLQTLLLVPPPPGAAGGATVQCSIKTLLEGGTGGIADSVSKWVFRQDISPERLKEILQMRENKETDDNVEQREEAERTEEEETQKDTDRTAELLLAVCQRFPHSLSPDLLFAHCCWEYVVQWNKDPEEGRYLCWAVEHLKLVSSPHIQQGVSTMMWSTFIVKRFSAAAFLMEKVGKAPKDRLCRRDVGMGDKAMTSFLGCCVQLLNILMEADSAVEEVSAPELSIEEAWCGAEGPASIAELALEQRGVHYPLVQHHCLLASLLHAAMTFNVKVKPFGLFDSKGKNAFFRDLATIQLMPSGDMDPGLISVRQEFLLRVLTGWVQAIDDPASSTSLPSIGPKADWWPSLCLELGSLLQVNPDILRRHLVCELYNQGLDLRAEEVMLEVEDKDVLGSQLLVLTGQRLSYTLLHSQDQTQAAMELLARLPPTLCTWLKAMDPRELRCPLVPLPQTSRLVGRLIEILPENHAQYSLALHLLEAVEVLITED, from the exons ACCGTGGCTGCAGGATTGTGTTGTGTCCCTGTCACCTTGCTCTGACCTGCTGGTGGTGGCCCGTGAACACAAGGCGGCCTTTCTCTCAG ctaAATGGCGCACAGACAACAGCGGCAGAGAAGAGATGACTCTGGCAGTATCTTGGACTGGAACTCTTAGCACAGAGGAAGG AGAATGTGTGAGCAGTACCATCTGTATTCCCTTGGCAAGTCAAAAGAG GAGCTCCACCGGGCGGCCTGACTGGACATGTGTAGTTGTGGGTTTCACATCTGGTTATGTCCGCTTCTACACTGAG AGCGGCGTTCTGCTCCTTGCCCAGCTGCTGCACGAGGATCCCGTACTGAGGCTCAAGTGTCGTACTTATGAGATCCCTCGCCATCCTGGAGTCAGTGAGCAG CATGAGGAGCTGAGCATCCTTTACCCCGCTGCTCTGGTCACTATAGACGGCTTCAGCCTCTTTCAGTCTCTGCGGGCCTGCAGGAACCAGGTGGCAAGAG CTACAGCAGCAGGTAGCGATGCGATCCAGCCTCCTCCTCTGGCCTATAAGAAGTGGGGTCTGCAGGAAATGGACAACATTGTGGACCATAGCAGCGTAG GCATCATgacgctgtgtgtgtttgaccaAATGAAGAACGCTTCTATCTTGGGGGGTTTCAATGCCTCAGTCAAAGGCAGTCCACCTGCCATGAGCCAGTATGTCACTGTAGGATCTGGGCCATACACAGGCTTTTACTACGCTGTAGAG GGGAGTTCCCAGCCTCTCTTGTCCCATGTGGCTATGGCGGTAGCCAGTAAACTCACTTCAGCCCTCTTCAGTGCTGCCAG CGGGTGGTTGGGTTGGAACAAGAACAAGAACGAAGAAGAGGCTCCCCAGAAACAGAAGCCCAAGGTGGAGCCTGCCACCCCTTTAAACATCAG ATTTGGTCTTCCAGACTCTCGGCGGCATGGCGAGTCAATATGTCTGTCCCCGTGCAACACGCTGGCTGGAGTAACTGATGACTTTGGCCGAGTCACGCTGCTGGACTTGGCCAGGGGCATCGCCATTCGCATGTGGAAAG GTTATAGAGACGCCCAGCTGGGGTGGCTTCAGGTTCCAGAGGAACGTAGCGATCGGGATTTATCCCCCTCGGCATCCCTCCCCAGACGCCACGCTCTGTTCCTCATCATCTACGCCCCCCGTAGGGGGATCCTGGAAGTTTGGGCAATGCAACAAGGGCCTCGAGTCGGCGCTTTCACTGTGGGCAAACACTGCAG GTTGCTGTATGCTGGCTACCGTCTGATGGGGGTGAACAGTGTGACCAGTCAGGGCTGGCAGCTCCACACGCAACAAGCGTGTCTGCTGGATCCAATCACAGGAGCTCTGAGGACTGTGAACATCCCTTTCCACCTAGCCCTCAG cgATAAGAAGAGCGAGCGAGCCAAAGATATGCACCTGGTAAAGAAACTCACTACCCTTCTAAGGAGCAGGGACACTGAGCTTG atattttggAGAACGAAGCCAGAAGCATCCTACTAGATATCAAACACCCTGCTGTCAAGAAGCAG gctTTGGAGTCTCTTCTGTCAAATAAAAACACTCCAGTCTCTTGTCTTACTAACATCACACGTGCCTTAAATGACACTTTGAAACAGCAAG ACCCAGAGGAAGTGGACGCTGCATTGCTCCAGCTCTGCTCATCACAACTTAAACTGCTGCAGCTCTACACTGATATCCAGCAACTGCACTCtgctgcagatgtcgaacccaGTGCTGAAAAT GACTCCCTGGAAGGCATAGAGGAGGAATTGTCTCGTGTTGCACCCACCTTGCAGCGCTATGCCCAGTTCACCCCAAGACCCAGTGTCTCCTTTGCCCAGGACTCGCTTGACTCACCTTTACCTGCCCAGGCTTTTCTCTCCCAGATGGAGTGCACAGAGGACGAGGAGGTGAAGGTGATGCGTGGGTCTGAAACTGAATGGAACCAACTAG GAAACTTTCTGTTCTGGAGATGTTTGTGTGGAAAAAGTCCACTCCATAAAGTCTGTTACACACTACAACAGGCTGGCATCAGCCCACAGCAGCTTCTG GCTTTGCTGCTGAGTGTGTGGTTGCATCGGGAGAAGGAGGTGTTACAGAAACCAGAGGAAAGCGTTCGAAACCTCCACAGACTACTCGTCGCCCTCAGTAATATGAAAG GTGCCGTTGACGAGTCGTGGGACCCACAGTCTATCTCCCCCTGGTGGCAACAAGTTCGCACTACATGTGTTCAGTCCCACAATGCTGCTGCCGCCCTGCTGGCTGCGCTGGTTGCTCACCGTGCTGCTAAAGCTAGCATCACAAGCCGCGCTGACAGAAAG ttgcAGACAGAGTGGGAAGCAGTGTCGCTGGAGTTGGAGCAGTGGGTGGTGTGTGTTCACCAGCTGGAGGACGTGCTGGTGCTGCAGACTCTGCTGTTGGTGCCTCCTCCACCAGGAGCAGCAGGGGGCGCTACAGTTCAGTGTTCCATTAAAACGTTGCTGGAGGGAGGCACAG GCGGTATTGCTGACAGTGTCTCTAAGTGGGTGTTTAGGCAAGATATTTCCCCAGAGCGGCTGAAGGAAATTCTCCAGATGAGGGAGAATAAAGAAACAGATGATAATGTGGAGCAGagagaagaagcagaaagaactgaggaggaggagacccAAAAGGACACAGACAGGACAGCCG AGCTGTTGTTAGCGGTGTGCCAGCGGTTCCCACACTCCCTTTCACCTGATTTGCTCTTCGCCCACTGCTGCTGGGAGTATGTGGTGCAGTGGAACAAAGACCCAGAG GAGGGTCGATATCTCTGCTGGGCTGTGGAACATTTGAAGCTGGTCTCCAGTCCTCATATTCAGCAAG GTGTTTCTACAATGATGTGGAGTACATTCATTGTCAAGCGTTTCTCAGCAGCAGCCTTTCTCATGGAGAAG GTGGGGAAAGCACCCAAAGATCGCTTATGTCGACGG GATGTCGGGATGGGAGACAAAGCGATGACGTCCTTCCTGGGCTGCTGCGTCCAGCTGCTGAATATCCTCATGGAG GCGGACTCGGCCGTTGAGGAGGTCTCTGCCCCAGAGCTGTCCATCGAGGAGGCGTGGTGTGGAGCCGAGGGCCCGGCGTCCATTGCTGAACTCGCCCTGGAGCAACGAGGTGTTCACTACCCGCTGGTCCAGCACCACTGCCTGTTAGCATCCCTGCTACATGCTGCTATGACCTTCAACGTCAAGGTCAAACCGTTCGGCCTTTTTGATAGCAAG GGTAAAAACGCTTTCTTCAGAGACCTGGCAACCATCCAGCTGATGCCCAGCGGAGACATGGACCCAGGTTTGATCTCTGTACGACAAGAG TTCCTCCTGCGGGTGCTGACCGGCTGGGTGCAGGCTATAGACGATCCCGCCAGCTCCACCTCGCTGCCTTCAATCGGACCCAAAGCGGACTGGTGGCCCTCGCTGTGTCTGGAGCTCGGCTCCCTGCTGCAGGTCAACCCTGACATTCTGCGGCGGCATCTTGTCTGTGAGCTTTACAACCAGGGACTGGATCTCCGGGCAGAAGAG gTGATGTTAGAGGTGGAAGATAAGGATGTTTTGGGCTCCCAGTTGTTGGTGCTGACGGGTCAGAGGCTGAGCTACACACTACTTCATAGCCAGGACCAGACGCAGGCTGCCATGGAGCTGCTGGCCCGCCTGCCCCCCACCCTCTGCACGTGGCTGAAGGCGATG GACCCCCGTGAGCTGCGGTGTCCCCTGGTCCCGCTGCCCCAGACCAGCCGGCTAGTCGGCCGTCTGATTGAGATACTGCCAGAGAACCACGCTCAGTACAGCCTGGCCCTGCACCTGCTGGAGGCTGTAGAAGTCCTCATCACAGAAGACTGA